In a single window of the Candidatus Binatia bacterium genome:
- the metK gene encoding methionine adenosyltransferase yields MSYKRLFTSESVTEGHPDKLADQISDAVLDALIKDDPFSRVAVETFAITGQIHIAGEVTTRTYVEIPKLAREVVREVGYTRSAIGFDAETCGVSVSIDEQSPDIAMGVDQSYEAKAGDDDEFEALGAGDQGMMFGYACRETDELMPLPIVLAHNLTRHLAAVRKNGDIPYLRPDGKSQVTIEYEGDRPVRVEAIVLSTQHDPDIPLEEIRREIKEKVIYHVIPEAMRDAKTRIYVNPTGRFVVGGPKGDAGLTGRKIIADTYGGMSRHGGGAFSG; encoded by the coding sequence ATGTCCTATAAGCGGCTCTTCACGAGCGAATCGGTCACCGAAGGGCACCCCGATAAGCTCGCCGACCAGATCTCCGACGCCGTCCTCGACGCCCTGATCAAAGACGATCCGTTCTCACGCGTCGCCGTCGAGACGTTCGCGATCACCGGGCAGATTCACATCGCCGGCGAGGTGACGACCCGGACGTACGTGGAGATCCCGAAGCTCGCGCGCGAGGTCGTCCGCGAGGTCGGCTATACGCGCTCGGCGATCGGCTTCGACGCCGAGACCTGCGGCGTGAGCGTTTCGATCGACGAACAGTCGCCCGACATCGCGATGGGCGTCGACCAGTCGTACGAGGCGAAGGCCGGAGACGACGACGAGTTCGAAGCGCTCGGCGCCGGCGATCAGGGGATGATGTTCGGTTACGCCTGCCGCGAGACCGACGAGTTGATGCCGCTGCCGATCGTGCTCGCGCACAACCTGACGCGCCACCTCGCGGCGGTCCGCAAGAACGGCGACATTCCATATCTGCGCCCCGACGGCAAGTCGCAGGTGACGATCGAGTACGAAGGCGACAGGCCGGTGCGCGTCGAGGCGATTGTCCTCTCGACGCAGCACGATCCCGACATTCCGCTGGAAGAGATTCGGCGCGAAATTAAGGAGAAGGTGATCTACCACGTAATTCCGGAGGCGATGCGCGATGCGAAGACGCGCATCTACGTCAACCCGACCGGCCGCTTCGTCGTCGGCGGGCCGAAAGGCGACGCGGGTTTGACCGGGCGGAAGATTATCGCGGACACCTACGGCGGCATGTCGCGCCACGGCGGCGGAGCCTTCTCGGG
- a CDS encoding adenosylhomocysteinase: protein MEGSVKDPSLAEAGRSRIAWAGAYMPVLAQIRDRFEIDKPLKGVRIGACLHVTTETANLMLALQAGGAQIALCASNPLSTQDDVAAALCEYGIATFAIKGEDHATYYSHIESVIATHPQISMDDGCDLVTAIFTKHKDQLGELIGGCEETTTGVIRLRAMQREGVLPYPIVAVNNAMTKYMFDNRYGTGQSTLDGIVRATNVLLAGRTLVVVGYGWCGRGIASRAAGMGAHVVVTEVDPRKAIEAVMDGYRVMPMDDAARAGDIFVTVTGNYHVVREEHFRLMKDGAIVCNSGHFNDELDLDAIRRIARGMTEPRAFVEQYELHDGRKICILADGRLINLAAAEGHPAAVMDMSFSNQALVAAYLAKHHAELDKGRVYDVPIEIDEEVARLKLSSMGVEIDTLTPEQVKYIASWSEGT from the coding sequence TTGGAAGGTAGCGTCAAAGACCCGAGTCTCGCCGAGGCGGGCCGTTCCCGCATCGCGTGGGCCGGAGCCTACATGCCCGTGCTCGCGCAGATTCGCGATCGCTTCGAAATCGACAAGCCGCTCAAGGGCGTGCGCATCGGCGCCTGCCTGCACGTGACGACCGAGACCGCGAACCTGATGCTCGCGCTGCAGGCCGGCGGCGCGCAGATCGCGCTCTGCGCCAGCAATCCCCTCTCGACGCAAGACGACGTTGCCGCGGCGCTCTGCGAGTACGGCATCGCGACCTTTGCGATCAAAGGCGAGGACCACGCCACCTACTATTCGCACATCGAGTCGGTCATCGCGACGCATCCGCAGATCTCGATGGACGACGGCTGCGACCTCGTCACGGCGATCTTCACGAAGCATAAGGATCAGCTCGGCGAGCTGATCGGCGGGTGCGAGGAGACGACGACGGGCGTGATTCGGCTGCGCGCGATGCAGCGCGAGGGCGTGTTGCCCTATCCGATCGTCGCCGTGAACAACGCGATGACGAAGTACATGTTCGACAACCGCTACGGCACGGGGCAGTCGACCCTCGACGGCATCGTCCGGGCGACGAACGTCCTGCTTGCCGGTCGCACGCTCGTCGTCGTCGGCTACGGTTGGTGCGGGCGCGGCATCGCGTCGCGCGCGGCGGGCATGGGCGCGCACGTCGTCGTGACCGAGGTCGACCCGCGCAAGGCGATCGAAGCGGTGATGGACGGCTACCGCGTGATGCCGATGGACGACGCCGCTCGCGCCGGCGACATCTTCGTCACCGTGACCGGTAACTATCACGTCGTGCGCGAAGAGCATTTCCGCCTGATGAAGGACGGCGCGATCGTCTGCAACTCGGGCCACTTCAACGACGAGCTCGACCTCGACGCGATCCGGCGGATCGCCCGCGGCATGACCGAGCCTCGCGCCTTCGTCGAACAGTACGAGTTGCACGACGGACGCAAGATCTGCATTCTCGCCGACGGGCGCCTCATCAACCTCGCCGCGGCTGAGGGCCATCCCGCCGCGGTGATGGATATGTCGTTCTCGAATCAGGCGCTCGTGGCGGCCTATCTCGCCAAGCATCATGCCGAGCTCGACAAGGGGCGCGTGTACGACGTGCCGATCGAGATCGACGAAGAGGTCGCGCGGCTGAAGCTCTCCTCGATGGGCGTCGAGATAGATACGCTGACGCCCGAGCAGGTGAAGTACATCGCCTCCTGGAGCGAGGGAACCTGA
- a CDS encoding cyclodeaminase/cyclohydrolase family protein has protein sequence MESIDGYLERLASAGPTPGGGSAAALIGAVAAALVAMVGRIRQAPGDAIVERADRLRADLREARARDEAAYAAVIAAQAMPKGDDAQRAARRDALGAALFEAAEAPLHSASLTLDVMRLARRLAEAPLGALGSDVACAAEFGRAAVAGCAENVRINHRYMKDEAAIREQGARLERLERDASEMLERVRAATG, from the coding sequence GTGGAAAGCATCGACGGTTACCTCGAACGCCTCGCCTCGGCCGGCCCGACCCCCGGCGGCGGCAGCGCCGCGGCGCTGATCGGCGCCGTTGCAGCGGCCCTCGTCGCGATGGTCGGCCGCATTCGGCAGGCTCCCGGCGACGCGATCGTCGAGCGGGCCGATCGTCTGCGAGCCGATCTGCGCGAGGCTCGCGCCCGCGACGAAGCGGCCTACGCGGCGGTTATCGCGGCGCAGGCAATGCCGAAGGGCGACGACGCGCAACGCGCAGCACGGCGCGACGCTCTCGGCGCGGCCCTCTTCGAGGCCGCCGAAGCGCCGCTCCACTCGGCGTCGCTGACGCTCGACGTGATGCGGCTCGCTCGGCGTTTGGCCGAGGCTCCGCTCGGCGCGCTCGGAAGCGACGTCGCATGCGCGGCCGAGTTCGGACGCGCCGCGGTCGCCGGCTGCGCGGAGAACGTCCGCATCAACCATCGATACATGAAGGACGAAGCGGCGATTCGCGAGCAAGGCGCGCGCCTCGAGAGGCTCGAGCGCGACGCGTCGGAGATGCTGGAACGGGTGCGCGCCGCTACAGGTTGA
- the dacB gene encoding D-alanyl-D-alanine carboxypeptidase/D-alanyl-D-alanine-endopeptidase: protein MIAPAALALAINAPALTARLNNSVVAGEVYDLDSRRVLYERNPHLLMVAASTTKLLTEGTSLALLGPDFRWTTPVYRTGPVDAQGVLHGDLVLVASGDPNLSQRIQPDGTLAFENEDHAYDGSAATKAVPGDPLAVLRDLAAQVAKAGIKSVDGNVLVDSSLFPDQGPEGGTGVVVSSIVVNDNVVDVTVTPGTHPGDPVSIAVSPQTPYVTFVNRATTGAAKSDATIDLSADVRGAAGRHTVTIAGAQPVGPSVLYAYRVPEPAAFAREAFVVALAGAGIAVTQAQTLPSGAPPAAFDPANEVAKHVSPPLSEDVYITLKVSDNLHAAMMPYTWAVYKASAKSEYLTAGFALENQLLRTAGLDLRQAAQGDGEGGSAYFTTDFMVRYLAWVRAQQWYATLLRGLPIMGVDGTLVNIQRSSPARGKVFAKTGTDGGTDYLNNDGSVVEKGLAGYITTRGGRHVAFAFYIGSMKGPKDEDTGEVAGQILGAMAAATYLNL, encoded by the coding sequence GTGATCGCGCCCGCCGCGCTCGCTCTCGCCATCAACGCGCCGGCTCTGACGGCGCGTTTGAACAACTCGGTCGTTGCGGGCGAGGTGTACGATCTCGATTCTCGCCGCGTGCTCTACGAGCGAAACCCGCATCTGCTCATGGTTGCGGCGTCGACGACGAAGCTCTTGACCGAAGGAACGAGCCTCGCGCTGCTGGGGCCCGACTTTCGCTGGACGACGCCCGTCTACCGCACCGGTCCCGTGGACGCGCAGGGCGTGCTCCACGGCGACCTCGTGCTGGTCGCAAGCGGAGACCCGAATCTCTCGCAGCGCATTCAACCCGACGGCACGCTGGCATTCGAGAATGAGGACCACGCGTACGACGGCTCGGCGGCGACGAAAGCCGTGCCGGGAGATCCGCTCGCGGTGCTACGCGACCTGGCGGCGCAGGTGGCGAAGGCCGGAATCAAGAGCGTGGACGGCAACGTGCTCGTCGACTCGTCGCTCTTTCCCGATCAGGGTCCCGAAGGCGGCACCGGCGTCGTCGTCTCGTCCATCGTCGTCAACGACAACGTCGTTGACGTCACGGTGACGCCGGGAACGCATCCCGGCGATCCCGTCTCGATTGCGGTCTCCCCGCAGACGCCGTACGTGACGTTCGTCAATCGCGCGACGACCGGTGCGGCAAAGAGCGACGCGACGATTGATTTGAGCGCCGACGTTCGCGGCGCCGCAGGCCGTCACACCGTCACGATCGCCGGCGCGCAGCCGGTGGGACCGAGCGTGCTCTACGCCTATCGCGTGCCCGAGCCCGCGGCCTTCGCGCGCGAAGCGTTCGTCGTCGCGCTCGCCGGCGCCGGCATCGCCGTGACGCAGGCGCAGACGCTACCGAGCGGAGCGCCGCCCGCAGCGTTCGACCCCGCGAACGAAGTCGCGAAGCACGTCTCGCCGCCGCTCTCGGAGGACGTCTATATCACGCTGAAGGTCAGCGACAATCTCCATGCGGCGATGATGCCGTACACCTGGGCGGTCTACAAGGCGAGCGCGAAGAGCGAGTACCTCACCGCGGGCTTCGCGCTCGAAAACCAACTGTTGCGCACCGCCGGGCTCGATCTGCGCCAAGCCGCGCAGGGCGACGGCGAGGGTGGCAGCGCGTACTTCACGACGGACTTCATGGTGCGCTATCTCGCCTGGGTACGCGCGCAACAATGGTACGCGACGCTGCTGCGCGGATTGCCGATCATGGGCGTTGACGGAACGCTCGTCAACATCCAGCGCAGCTCGCCGGCGCGCGGGAAGGTCTTCGCGAAGACCGGGACCGACGGCGGCACGGATTATCTCAACAACGACGGCAGCGTCGTCGAAAAGGGTCTCGCCGGCTACATCACCACGCGCGGCGGCCGCCACGTCGCGTTCGCGTTCTACATCGGTTCGATGAAGGGCCCGAAAGACGAAGATACCGGCGAGGTCGCCGGTCAGATCCTCGGCGCGATGGCCGCCGCGACGTACCTCAACCTGTAG
- a CDS encoding PHP domain-containing protein, which translates to MKVDLHSHTRMSDGTLSPQELADFMGERGVELFSISDHDTLAAYGAFEPPLGARVITGIEINTTWRKNEVHVLGYGVPLGPSPINELLEYNQEQRRLRAVTMVENLRNAGYAITLDNVIEEAGGAHAMGRPHVAKALVRLGIVDSVDAAFREALTPGKPGYVPQIYTTPEHAIETIAAAGGIPVLAHPGRLKDRILIDELVGHGLRGLEVFYPLHTADDTREFRETAKRYGLVMTAGMDFHDIRYHTQGVGIEVDEADLAPFLELVEVRA; encoded by the coding sequence TTGAAGGTTGACCTCCACTCCCACACGCGGATGAGCGACGGGACGCTCAGCCCGCAGGAGCTTGCCGATTTCATGGGCGAGCGCGGCGTCGAACTCTTCTCGATCTCGGACCACGACACGCTGGCCGCCTACGGAGCGTTCGAGCCGCCGCTGGGCGCTCGGGTTATCACCGGCATCGAGATCAACACGACGTGGCGGAAGAACGAGGTCCACGTGCTCGGCTACGGCGTGCCGCTCGGGCCGTCGCCGATCAACGAGTTGCTGGAATACAACCAAGAGCAGCGCCGTCTCCGCGCCGTCACGATGGTCGAGAACTTGAGGAACGCCGGCTACGCAATCACGCTCGACAACGTGATCGAGGAGGCGGGAGGCGCCCATGCGATGGGTCGTCCGCACGTCGCAAAAGCGCTCGTGCGGCTCGGCATCGTCGACAGCGTCGACGCCGCCTTTCGCGAGGCGCTGACGCCCGGCAAGCCCGGCTACGTTCCGCAGATCTACACGACGCCGGAACACGCAATCGAAACGATCGCCGCGGCCGGCGGCATCCCGGTCCTCGCGCATCCCGGACGCTTGAAGGATCGCATTCTTATCGACGAGCTCGTCGGGCACGGCTTGCGCGGGCTCGAGGTATTCTATCCGCTGCACACCGCCGACGACACGCGAGAGTTCCGCGAGACGGCGAAACGCTACGGGCTCGTGATGACGGCCGGAATGGATTTCCACGACATCCGCTACCACACGCAAGGCGTCGGCATCGAGGTGGACGAGGCCGATCTCGCGCCCTTCCTCGAACTCGTCGAAGTCCGCGCGTGA
- a CDS encoding stage V sporulation protein S — translation MSVDVTLKVSAKSNPNAVAGALAAALRERETSELQAVGAGAINQAVKAIAIARSYLRSAGLDLVCTPSFVVVAIGESERTAISLLVERRRHEEKAGSVEG, via the coding sequence ATGAGCGTAGACGTGACCCTCAAGGTCTCCGCAAAGAGCAATCCCAACGCAGTGGCGGGAGCGCTCGCGGCGGCGCTGCGCGAACGCGAGACGTCCGAGCTCCAGGCGGTCGGCGCCGGCGCCATCAATCAAGCGGTCAAGGCAATTGCGATCGCGCGCAGCTACCTGCGCAGCGCCGGGCTCGATTTGGTCTGCACGCCGTCGTTCGTCGTCGTAGCGATCGGGGAGAGCGAACGCACGGCGATCTCGCTGCTCGTCGAGCGGCGCAGGCACGAGGAGAAGGCCGGCAGCGTTGAAGGTTGA
- a CDS encoding TIGR00282 family metallophosphoesterase: MIIGDVVGSPGREVLKRCVSLLREQHQVHACIANGENAAGGFGLTAQTAQEMFESGVDFITGGNHIFDKRDFAEYLEGTSRVIRPANYPPAVPGRGAGFFTANGVTIGVLNLMGRTFMAPVDDPFRCADTYIADLRERTPVVVVDVHAEATSEKIALGRYLDGRVSCLFGTHTHVQTADEQILSGGTAFISDLGMTGPTEGIIGMESQAVLDRFLTGLSERFSVQRTGPKQFCGAVVKIDTASGKAMEIKRIFLKGIA, from the coding sequence CTGATCATTGGGGACGTCGTGGGTTCCCCGGGACGCGAAGTGCTCAAGCGCTGCGTCTCGCTGCTACGGGAGCAGCATCAGGTGCATGCCTGCATCGCCAACGGCGAAAACGCCGCCGGCGGCTTTGGCTTGACCGCGCAGACCGCGCAAGAGATGTTCGAGAGCGGCGTGGACTTCATCACCGGCGGCAATCACATCTTCGATAAGCGCGATTTCGCCGAGTACCTGGAGGGAACGAGCCGCGTGATCCGGCCGGCGAACTATCCCCCGGCCGTGCCCGGGCGCGGGGCCGGATTCTTCACCGCGAATGGGGTCACGATAGGGGTCCTCAATCTCATGGGGCGAACCTTCATGGCGCCAGTCGACGATCCGTTCCGCTGCGCCGACACCTACATTGCCGACCTACGCGAACGCACACCGGTCGTCGTCGTCGACGTTCATGCCGAGGCCACCTCGGAGAAGATCGCGCTCGGGCGCTATCTCGACGGCCGCGTTTCGTGCCTCTTCGGCACCCACACGCACGTCCAGACCGCCGACGAGCAGATCCTCTCGGGCGGCACCGCCTTCATCAGCGATCTCGGCATGACCGGGCCGACCGAGGGAATCATCGGCATGGAGTCACAGGCCGTGCTCGACCGATTCCTCACCGGCCTCTCCGAGCGCTTTAGCGTTCAGAGGACCGGACCGAAGCAGTTCTGCGGCGCCGTCGTCAAGATCGACACGGCGTCGGGCAAGGCGATGGAGATTAAACGCATCTTTCTAAAGGGTATCGCATGA